Genomic window (Phragmites australis chromosome 5, lpPhrAust1.1, whole genome shotgun sequence):
ACTGTCGAGGGCGGGCCGCTGCAAATCGACTGCAATGGCAAGGGCGCGCTCTTCATCATCGCCGAGTGCTGTGGTATGGCGGTAGTCGATGGCGTCGAAGCAGACTGAGACTCTGAGAGGTAAGGTGGTGTTCAGTTGGATCTTGATCTGAGATTTGAGTTCATGATTTTATTCGGCGATTTGAACCGTGTAGGGAGTGCTTGCATCATGCAGCCGAGACATTTGCCATGGATGATGTTCTCGGGAGCGCACACGTCGAGGTTCAGTTCGGAGACCTGGAGCAGCAGATTCAGGTTGTTGGATGGTTCATTCTGACCCAGCATAGACATCACTCTGGAGCTGTTCCTGCCAGTGCTTTGCTGATTGATTGAAATCCGTTGTGCAATGGCAGGTGGCGGTGGAGTCCTGCCCTGTGGACTGCATCCACTGGGTTGAGAGCCAGGAGCTTCCGATGCTGGAGTTCCTGTCACGTCCACAGCCGAAGGAAGGCCATGGCATCTTCG
Coding sequences:
- the LOC133917479 gene encoding uncharacterized protein LOC133917479 translates to MDDVLGSAHVEVQFGDLEQQIQVAVESCPVDCIHWVESQELPMLEFLSRPQPKEGHGIFGGGWERPRNVFAAAKNLAKRFEREEQELEWEQSSGSLNGRC